The Dreissena polymorpha isolate Duluth1 chromosome 8, UMN_Dpol_1.0, whole genome shotgun sequence genome includes the window gccccttctttatatcccttccatccacgtagcattggtttctacagaccgtttgtccgttgaccgccataagtttgcccgctatttttcccctgaatttgaattcggttggatttcaatgaaactttacatgaagtacttgctactttcattgcgcatattgcccggaagttcggattgtaaattttagcggagctatcagacgagtgattttagctcagctcatgtcgtgagacatccgttttcgacacgcggtgttcaatacaagctctattaactaatgaagtataaatgtataataacttattatattatttcagatgaaggaagcaattaggagaaaaaggaagcaattagggtgcttgcccaggtcgaagtacgacattattgtcagatgtttaaacggatcgttcgatgtccctgtgaagaaacggacacctgaagagaataattgtttggccatgattagaaaacgtaaggacttcgagcttggtgaccggggttctttattgtgtggcggaaagcaagtccttgtgaaagaagatcttcctagatttgttgagaagatgttcatggaaaacaaaggatgtggagcaagggttatttacaacaaactgaaagtaaattacacggggttctcggaacaagctatccttgaaatactgtacaatagcaagtattaccatgagaagtatccgagatttacaaacaagccaaagccaaagacaattacagaagaggaaccaggcaaaagatggcagattgacataattaacatgaaaaatcaaagtgttagctacaaggggtccacatacagttatattctacaagtcgtggacgtttattctaggtacgttatgccaaaacccctgaaaacgaagagttcgcgtgaagttgcaaaggcattagaggacgtgttgatggttaaccttgcccctgacatcatccaatgtgacaacggactggaatttaaaggccctagtatgaaacttttgttgaacaagtacaacatcaaaatgatcaatagtaggccgtatcatcctcaatcacagggcaagtgtgaaaggtcaaacagtgttataaaggccaagattctatttgcaacaaaaagtaaacgtggatttaactgggtcgaagggcttcaagatttagcctatgccataaacacaagtttcaaacgacttcttgggggtctcacgccctttgaagcctactacggaagaagtcatgtttttaccaaagaacgtcatagttctcgtgaaataaagaaaaccatacggcgagcaaataaaaaggcttacaggtcgctgttgaaaaacgcaacttccccaagcaagtacaaagtaggagagacagtattaattcgctatccctttcgaaaatccagggtgccaaccaaaagatatgttatcgaaggcaaggtagaaaaagtaaaacgaaatggtgtttatatcgtgtcatttcaagtaccgaacaaacccgaacttggattcgtaagcaaatcggttggggtcgaaaacatgactagcctaactgttgcgttagagaaacaacgaaaaattaaaaaacattcattaaattagaaccgctcagagaaacaaaatcacagaactaagtactattatgttttaacacaccatgaaaatctgcagttgttggatggggtgaatattgccatggacccaaatccggatggaaattgtcaatttgctgctatatcgcatcaacttggtaaaattggtatatacaaagacgtagatgctttacgtaaggaagcagtccatcacattgtagaaaacagatatttctatgaaacttttgtctatgatgaaacatttgatgaatacgttaagaatatgtctaagaatgggacatacggcgacaacctcacgctcattgcacttatgagagaatataatttgcagtgcctggtagtttctacccgaggactagaacactcatcaattgtgtcagcagatggaaagttcgatggtgatgttggaacaattgcattggggtatttcccagaaggatttggcatgcattacgttagtatccgtatcaatcaacgcgtgtacaaggacataatatcacgcttagaacagtcgtatgacaacggtgactctggcgacagcgctgcgtctggcgacaacgctgcgtcaggcgacaacgctgcgtctggcgacaacggtgactctggcgacaacggtgactccggcgacaccgctgcgtctggcgacaacacttcatctggcgacaacgctgcgtctggcgacaacggtgactcttgcgacaacggtgactccggcgacaacggtgactccagcgacaacggtgactccggcgacaacaggtgactccggcgacaacgctgcgtctggcgacaacggtgactccggcgacaacgctgcgtctggcgacaacactgcatctggcgacaacgctgcgtctggcgacaacggtgactcttgcgacaacggtgactccggcgacaacggtgactccagcgacaacggtgactccggcgacaacggtgactccggcgacaacgctgcgtctggcgacaacggtgactccggcgacaacggtgactctggcgacaacggtgacgtctctgtgtgttcagccctgaaagagcttcaagatatgataaacaataggagggcacagaagcgaacgacttttccatttctgatgttaccacttcacattcaagttgaaatttttaagttctgcatacaatcaaacccgtcaatccagtttgtgttggcgaaggtcggcaaaccctttagagatttaataaggtcaatgagtttgcaaacacctagaatttacattcggccggatattggactagatactagtaacagaaatcctgttagcgttcgtttcctattaacaagagcgggcagaaacagcggtcttatttcggcaataaaagaaatcatcaaggggccaaaatgggcaaacgcatggctgcgtttgcgtgttagtggaatcggttggtatgatatcatagatgtcatgtacagacattacaggtgaaatatacatgtatatcggtgtttggaaacctgttatgttatttttgtgattgatgattatgttcttctaccggaaatttgttgtcatttgctcatttactggtaactttttacgaagcacatttgggatattttggctgctactaaaatgaatgtatatatgtatattatgtcttgtcaaaatgctacagttggattaaaatttaaatgctgttctatgttcttcaatattactttgaaaaatcctgtcagtataccaataaatgaaaaaagtacaagtttgttgaatctcttgaatgaaacaaattataaaatacaaaatgtaaaatgaatatgtgatgatgatgatgacaaaacatttgtgatgatgatgatggtaaaaaaattgtgatgatgatggtggtggtgatgatgatgacagtggttatgatgattggggtttgatgattgtggtgatgatgatgatgatgatgataatgatgatgatgatgatgataacaaacgttttgggatgatgatgacagcgatgtttatcggacgatgatgatggttataatgatgatgataagtttttagatgatgatgacggcgatgtttatcggccgacgatgatgataatgatgatgatgataacaaaatatttgtgatgatgatgatggcgatgtttattggccgatgatgatgatgatattctcatcgtcgtcatcatcatcacaacatcctcattatcgaccgaaaacatcgctgtcattatcatcacaaaaaaaacttttgtgatcaccattacgatcatgataatggatatgatgatgttggttttgatggtgatgatgatggtggtgttggtaaagataacaacgatgatgatcattggggtgttgataattgatgtgatgatgatgatgatgatgatgatgatgatgatgatgatgatgatgagataacgatgatgatgatgatgatgatgatgatgagataacgatgatgatgatgatgatgattacgatgatgagtgtgtatcatattcggaacgaatgtggtacatttttcatccgaatatggtacaagtttgtaccatattcggtcaggcattttaccccaaaactgcagatacgtatatggtacaattagacagttgtaccatattcggccgaatatggtacaaacttgtaccatattcgtttttgtaccaaatacggtccgacaaagcACTTTACATAATATGCTTTTTCCAACGTCATCAATAAGTGAAAGTTATTGGATGTTACATAAATTGAAACTACAAAACAAACATCGAGGATCTGCGTGTGTTTATATGTGACAGCATGTATCTCTTTGTAAAAGCTATAATGGAATAGACATATTGTCTGGGGTTTTCTGTTACAAACTACAAGACAAAACAATACATCGTCTgtgtatcttttttttttaaactagcaAGACCAAGTTACGTTCGTCTCTGTGACGACCAACATAACCGGGAATTTGTGTGACTTTGTAACAAGGAACATGACAGCAACACATTTTACGTGTATGTTAGTAAAACCAACAATAGCGAAACGCATGGTCTGTGTACATTTGTTAAACCAACAATAGCGAAACATATTGTCTGTGCAAGTTGTTAAAACCAACAAAAGCGAAACATATTGTCTGTGCAAGTTGTTAAAATCAACAATAGCGAAACATATTGTCTGTGCAAGTTGTTAAAACCATCAATAGCGAATAGCATCGCAGTATATGTTTATACCAATAATCATATATACGTCTAATAGTTACAGTCAATGTATATTTACCTGTCATGTCGGTAATATCCCCACAACTATTCTGCAGATAAGTTCATTAAACATTAGCTTTTcctttgttgttaaaaaattcgACTTAATAATAAAGTGTACGATTAAACGATAATATTAAGTCTACGCACAGGGACATTATTTGTTGACCGAATACTCAAGGGTAACGGAGTCGAGCTTGAAAAGCGTAATCGCCTTGTATTTGTTACGGATTAGTTCCAATTGCATTAATTCCGCTGTTAAGGTAAATATGAACATTTAATTCCAAAAAGCATAATGAACGTATGTTTCTGAACCGAGTTTGGTAAATATCGAGCAAATTAAGCAATGAGCGCGTATATATGAATGTGAACTGAAACAAGTCTGCATATGCATTTTTTCATTTACAGATGGCCTAAGAAGTAAGTCGATTCTAAACCAACATTTGTCTTTTCGATTGTTAAAAATGCGACCAATAAGTCTAAGCTAATTGTTAAagagaaatatattttttgctgtttAGCTAGGCCTATCCATGAAAACCACGATAACAAAACGGTATTTTCGTGTATTTTCATCGTAGTGAGCACATATATCGGCCATGGCAAATAACGTTTTTTTCGCATTTACAATATTTTTACCGTCATTTCTTCATTATTGGATGtgaatttaattaaattgccTTCCAAAGTAATGCGTAGCATTGTCACAAATGTTCATTACAATTGACTGTATAAAGACGCAGCTGAGATTTAGTTGTGTGTATGTCATACGTGTAAActtattgttatataaatataaaattgaaatttaagttttgatgtaaaataatCTAGAGCATAGTGATCGACTGTATGCTGTGTTATTTTCTTGGGTTAAATTCTGGCCGCGGTGTCCTTATGCGACGATCACTGCGGACTGCGGACAACCGGCCGGAAGTTGTATTATTGCTGCGAGATGTACTGTGCGTAATGTGGTTTCTATTTCAAAAAACGTTGCATATGCAATTGTCTATAACTCACGAGTCGTTACCTGTCCAACACTGACTGGGGATGTTTTTCTCCCGTAAGATTTCCTTTACGATACATTTTGCTATTCTGGTGTCCTAAACACTGAACCATTTTCCAGTCGGGTCCGGCATAAAAACACTAAGGAAAGCAATTGTTGTAGACATATACtttattaatacttaaaatatacattataaatcaACAGTTCACAATAATCCACAATAATAAATTTATCacaaactatatataataaataaaactatataaaatataatatgttgcAATTTGCATAAATATCCATGTGAGAGAATGTAGTTATGTATTTTCCATGTTACTATCAAACAAAAATCTTGCAATACATCATAAATATGATCATTAGGTGAGTGTGTATGGGtgtgtttttaacccatttatgcctagtggactctcccatccttctaaattggatcaatttatttccaaaattatggatgtctagtatatttatttctatatttaaaatatttcttacagacattttctttaagcaaacagcgcagaccctgatgagacgccgcataatgcggcgtctcatctgggtctacgttgtttgccaaggccttttttctagacgctacgCATAATTGGGTTAAAAACTTTTTGTGCTGCTATTTAAGACTGCGTGCCTCATTACAGATAGAATGCCGACTCATATGTCAAATACTGTATATTATGCAGCAGAATCTAgtgaataaataatacatgtacaatgtgaatgaTACAAAATAACATGCATTCATTAACCATTTGAAATCTACCATCAGTAGGTTTAACGAATAAATGATCAAAGGAAAAGGACGGGAAGGGACACAGGTTAGTGGCAACTTTGTTCGTAACTATGAGGTATTTTTAAAcctttaacaaaattttactgaATTATAATTAGTTATGTAGGAAGTTAACGATGTAGAACTTTGGGCACAACGTTCATCTAAGAGCAACAATCGATGGtttaaatatgaagtatattgTATAACTATTCAATAAGGTCGCTTAATTTAAATGATTGGAAACGATATGTACATggatttataacaatttaaaaatgcTAAATTAAAGTATATGATAATACGaacaatattatgtaaaaaaacaatatGAAGAGAAGTTACTGACTGCGTTGTTATCGTTATGTACTCTTTAATGACCAATACAATATATATGCCCTCTGAGAAAACtggcttaatgcacatgtgtaaagtgtcctcccagattagcctgtgcagccaacacacgctaattagggacgacactttacacattgACACTTTGTTCACTTCGAAAAAATCTTTTGGacgaaatattccataaaagcaaaaggtgtcgtccctgactagccgtAAGGACGGCACcggctaatccgggacgatactttatgcacatacattaagcccggttttcccagagcggctAACTTATATTTACGATTGAGACAGTTAATGTCCGTATACTATCAAACTTaatatcacaaatattttgtaaataaagaatATAGAGTAAGCTAgtcattaaatttaatgaactaaAATATAACAATTGACACAAATAAACATGCATACATGCGTTGTTCTGAACAGGAATAGCATAcgtaaatattgtaaataaataataaaaacagcacttttcaataaaatacatatcTCAATAAGGAGAGTTATATTCACTGTGCCTCACTGAATAATTtgctttataaattaaaattggaaGTTTCTTGGAGCCATGGTGTTGCGataataatattgtgcatttgGAGTATGTACAGTTACGTTTAATTGTTTGTCTCTTATATGGACTCCTTTTTAACTAATGCCGTGTCATATATACACATTACATGCTACCAAAAATAATATCGCGATTAAGTGGATGTTAAATAATAACCCTCCTAAATAGCATTCAGTTATTAGTTTGTGTTCAGTCTTAATTGTTTGTAAATACCTTCTACACGTCCTCCTCAGAGTCACTGTTAACTCGTAGATTGTATCGCTTAGTCATCCGCGTGAAAATGTCTTCATCGTCATCATCTGACTCTAAGTTCGCGTCTAGCAAAGATCTGTCATCTGTTTTACCGATCTTCGGACTCGGCTGTCGCGTATACTTATTCACCAAATCTCTCCATCGGTTCTCAGGTTTAGGTGTCACAGACTTTTCGGTTTCATGCACGTCCTCTTTGACGTTTCTATTGACCGAGACACGGGTTCCGTTTTCGATATCCGGGAACCTAGACGGCGTCCTTGTGGATTTCCTTCGTTCCTTAGAGACATATCTCTTCCTCTGTCTGTCCCTCGAAAGGGACCTCTTCCGGTCTCCGCGGCCCCGCGACGTTGAGCGCTTCCGGTTGGACGGACTCTTCGAGGTCTTTCTTTGTGGCCGTTTCGGTTGCACTTGGTTTTCATAGTCCTCGCGTCTCATCGTGATATCGCCGTTAGCTTCGTTACCATTACGCGTAGGCGTCCTAGACGAGCGAGTGGTCTTCTTGTCTGCTCCACTAACGCGCTTTCGTTTTAGTTTCGGCGTTTCGTTCTGTTTTGTGCGATCATGAAGATCGAATTTGCGCGTAGACAACAAGTCATTATGTTGCATGTCCAAGTGTGTTTCACCAGATTTGACTGGCGCTTTGCGCACTTTTCCAGGATGCACATTCTTAGACACATCTCTGTTGTTTCTATCAATATGCCGCTCAACAATATTTTCAGAAACGTTAATGGACTTAGTAACCTTCGGCTGTGACGCATCTCGGTGATCATTCGGATCACGCCGTGTAGGAGAAGCGTGTCCGTTCATCACGGGCTTCGTCGGTTTCTCGGGTGATTTGCTTCTTGTCCCATTGATTGAGGATTCAGTGGTTTTCTCTGGTGTTTTGTTATTTTCAGGCGAAACCTTAGGCACCATAGGAGTGTCCCTGGAAACCGGAATGTTCGATGTCTTCATGTATTGAGAACCAGCTACGACCGAGGTTCTTCCGTCCCGATTGGGAGTTTCTTGTGATGCGTGTACGGGAGACTGATGCCTCAGTTTTGAATCATCGGTCATACCATTTTGCTGCTTTGATTTATCGGCCGTGGGATCACCAGATTCCACTGTCTGCGTGAGGAATACGGATCCTGAAGATGGACTGGGCTCTTGTCGAAATGTTTGTTGCGACCCCGTGGAGATAGTTGGCTTAGGTGTCGTTTCTGACGGTACGATGCTGGTTCTGGAAGGTTTCCGCTGCAGCTGAGATGTGTTGGAGGTATTAAGCGGCGTGACAGTGGTTGTTGATGTCGAGGTGATTTCGGTTGTTGTCGATGTGACATTTTTCACGACGCCTTCATTGCGCGAGGGCGCTCTCGAACGCTGTTGAGCGTCTTGATTGGACGGTGGGTCCTTGACACTGAATCGAGAGGGAGCTCTTGGTTTGGTATCACGAGTGTGTTCCTTCGTGGTTGATTCGGTAACAACTGTTGTGTCATGCCTAACTGATGCCTTAGAGATTCTACTCGGCGCTCTACTAGGTTGCTTTGCATTTTTGATGTCGTGGTATTTCTTATCCCTAGCGGTGTCTAATGCCATTTGGGTCTCGGCGTGATCCAAAAACACATTACCAGCGTCAACTTTCCACCTGCTTACCGTGCTGGTAACGTCAATTTCCTTCGGTGTTTCTGATTTCTGCGTAGTTTGTACAACCGTAGTAGTCACATATGTTTTTGAAACGTGCGACCGGGAAGGCGCTGGGACTGGCGAATCCGGCGGTGTCCGCATGCCCCTATCTACAGGGCGAGCGATACTAGAACTTGCTGCACTGTCTATCTGTTTCGAAGAATACCCGCTATCAGAAAGCTTAggtgaatatttatttatattagaATTGTTATCACTGAACTTTCGCAATTGTTCACTCTTATTCAACGACACACTATCCTTCAATAGGTCCTCTTTCATTGCACTGAAGGACGTAGCCTGGTAGCGGTTCTTGCGCTGCGATATCAAGTCTTTAATAGTCTTGGGCGGTTGCTTACGCGTGTTTCGCACGCTGGACTTTGTCGTGGTCACGGTGACGCTTGATTTATCGTCTCTTACGTGGTGGACGTCGCGGGACCGCCTGTGATGGGGTCGGCTGTGGTAATGGCGCCGCTCCTTCGGTCGCTCACGTACTTCCGGCTCCTCAATATCCGTATCATCATTGTCTGAAATGTTATCAAAACTATTATTACTCATTCGGTTTGGATAGTGTGGAAGTAATCAGCAATATGTAACTGTAACATATCCATGGTCATTAGTATAAAATTCAACAAGAATTTATCATAAAACATGTGTTTGTATCCAGATGTTTGTAAATGGACATCACACTAACGTAGCACGTAAAACTGCCATTATCGTTCTTTGCACCACAGCGTATACTACGTAGCGGAAGACGTATGTCCATTAAGAATGCACATCAACCCATGAAATATCTCAAATGAGTGAAGTTCAAGAAGATTAACCCACGTCGATaaagtcatatttttttaattttaatacattgAAATGTTTAACCATAACACCGCTACCTGACTGGTCAAGAATGCGTTGTGCTTCCCTCATGAGCGCGGCCAcgttcgtcttcttcttcttcttgggcTTTCCTGAAAATGAGAACGACTACACTGTAGAGGATCCAATAGAACGCgtctgaatatatatatattggtttctGAGATGGTTTCAAATGGTAGATGATCGATGCTTATTCAAATGGTTTTCACACCTGTCAAGTAAATCGTGCAACGCAGCAGCGCGTGCATATCAAGAAAACACACCGTTTAGAACAACTGTATTTTAGAACTAATCATGTAATACTGTATTACATTAATATTAAGATCCTCGCCTTAGTCATGTTATATGTATtacaagatgatgatgatgatgatgatgatgatgatgatgatgatgatgatgatgatgatgatgatgatgatgataatgatgataatgatgatgataatgatgatgatgatgatgatgattgtggatCTAGTCGGTTTTCAAGTGTATATCCATTAAAGTTGTCATTTACCTTGAAACTCATGATTGGAATAGTATATGGCCGTATATAAAGACAAAACCGTACAAAGACGTAACTTTTGTAATGACTTGTGGACCAAATATAAGTATACgatttttaaatcatatttaacaTATATGGCCACCATTTAACAATTGCGTACACAGTAAATACAATACagtgttttacattttaaaagcattttaattgCTAGAAGAGTTACCTACTTTAACAATGTAAGTTAGTAACATTCTAGTTATACATGTCCAACAACGAGGGTAAGACAGCAAAAATCTCGTcttattattgaatattttatttcataatttagcaATATATCTTATTCTTCTTTTTCTAATGAAGTTTAAAGTAGAAATAAATTTAAAGCGATAACGCCACCGCCTTTCTGCACTACATTGTAAATCACTTGCACGTGTATTCAAAATGGTTCAAAAATGTATCCGGAATTACAAGCACACATTTGCTTAGAGCAATACAAACTTTTAATACAATGCACTATAGAGCGCAATATAGCAAATACGCACACGTCATAACGGTTGGTGTTAGTAATAGCCGCAATCCAAAGTTTAGTAGTACATCTAAAATAAGTAAGAAAATGTTAACAAAATGAAGAATATTATTATACGTAACAAGATGTTTCTTTTAATGTATCCGAATGTGTAAATGACAGATTTTGTACACCTTTGACGCAATAcgtaaaaattagcattttactTATTCTGCTTTATCTTTATGCTGACAGTCATAGTGAACGGCCCAAAGTTCTAAACCAACAAGGGGGATAATATGATACTTTCTAAGACCACATGAAAACCATCTACTTATCTCCCATGCTACGAGCGAGATTTGTATTAGTATAAAGAGCGGAGTCAAGCCTAAACTGTTAAACTTCGGACGCTCGCCAGTCAACCACGGAGTTCACTAGTTATGTAGTGGTTATACAGAGACACAGCGTTGTACGATCCTGTCAGAATCCGCCACAAATCAAAGCTTTGGACAATCAGACCAAGGAAAAGACAAATGCAGAGTCACATATGCTGTACGACAGTTTAGTAAAAATCATAACGCCACCAGAACAGCAAACTACCGAAAGACACCCAAAGACACCTTCAACAAACCTGTGTCGTGTGTATCGTACTGTGGCTCATCAGCTGTGAATATATAGCCGTCAGGAATAATTCATTGCAATAAAACACGCTTATAGATAAATATCTTTGAATGTATACTTTGTCGAGCAATGTCCAACACAATAATCATTTATCGGTTATATATTTTTgactattgtgtttgttttgttgcttATTTTAGTGTGTGCATCCCGCCACTTGACCTGGTATTGTAAATCAATACAGAATGACGATCATCATTGATTACACACACAAATCAAAGAATGATGAAAAGCAGGTAATAATTCTTTATCAATATTAGTAGTAGAGTCTGACAATACTAACGCTGAAACTGTTTATCCCTTAATTCGTGAGTCTAGTACGTTAATTAGGCAGGAGTGCTGGG containing:
- the LOC127841853 gene encoding zinc finger CCCH domain-containing protein 13-like isoform X3 produces the protein MAKSKQVPAIAYWKATDIKRVLNCSELNHGFKDVNLFQTHSFTRASERFCDSMAMAKPRSDAFIDIANVEDRRTRYTGYTYHIKSIDNERVIRGRPVDRRGVGGDGRPPVLPGVPPRHEARPRGADKARRLQSLPSKKEDHVSQVDDRTVTSAPSKEHPPTEVPLPKVNNLISKEDTPGASDRKPSPERQKPNATPAPTMRPKEHKEDRTLPPAVETSKPTDRGAERHGERVVVKPAPATGADNTKASEERDRKPAQLPGVAGRSTQEEDRKRIEKFTGSEVSDGTNASTNKYRPTRTHLPSDDHGPSGVHTLPAVSIDPEPRRKSPEPDIRQKVAMDLKRKEAALKEKQLEEEKEDRRVRERQTSPRRDKHVDVLPMRNPSNKTENSVVARKSEKSSVNTAAPSNKSNKSKTSVEISLYPAGEMSDRKRREVTIMDPKAMQKYSEESENEIDDEAFMHEYEYKHNVDTTEKTFNEMTDEEKIEYFRDTLKMRPEQIRELTFHPRVTEPKTIHRAYTGVETGNWRSSRRTLALRPKSRKVNVYKKVRTLAPAQRKAYVHSRLQGVVYRHINEVYGASPREEREKRFFEKLTKVQMDELQHRYEMLADREQRKFEAKLRQRDQLKRLRNKFEEDSWRRFMTQYVTRKVVEAEYKNREDYGLPSDLRRMSLHTNLSPNSRHQYTLTPRRRQKMNVKKFSNLFRYNVGPEYRPSGKPLKFEGFDTVYIDTEDENADEPQYDTHDTGKPKKKKKTNVAALMREAQRILDQSDNDDTDIEEPEVRERPKERRHYHSRPHHRRSRDVHHVRDDKSSVTVTTTKSSVRNTRKQPPKTIKDLISQRKNRYQATSFSAMKEDLLKDSVSLNKSEQLRKFSDNNSNINKYSPKLSDSGYSSKQIDSAASSSIARPVDRGMRTPPDSPVPAPSRSHVSKTYVTTTVVQTTQKSETPKEIDVTSTVSRWKVDAGNVFLDHAETQMALDTARDKKYHDIKNAKQPSRAPSRISKASVRHDTTVVTESTTKEHTRDTKPRAPSRFSVKDPPSNQDAQQRSRAPSRNEGVVKNVTSTTTEITSTSTTTVTPLNTSNTSQLQRKPSRTSIVPSETTPKPTISTGSQQTFRQEPSPSSGSVFLTQTVESGDPTADKSKQQNGMTDDSKLRHQSPVHASQETPNRDGRTSVVAGSQYMKTSNIPVSRDTPMVPKVSPENNKTPEKTTESSINGTRSKSPEKPTKPVMNGHASPTRRDPNDHRDASQPKVTKSINVSENIVERHIDRNNRDVSKNVHPGKVRKAPVKSGETHLDMQHNDLLSTRKFDLHDRTKQNETPKLKRKRVSGADKKTTRSSRTPTRNGNEANGDITMRREDYENQVQPKRPQRKTSKSPSNRKRSTSRGRGDRKRSLSRDRQRKRYVSKERRKSTRTPSRFPDIENGTRVSVNRNVKEDVHETEKSVTPKPENRWRDLVNKYTRQPSPKIGKTDDRSLLDANLESDDDDEDIFTRMTKRYNLRVNSDSEEDV